A single genomic interval of Cervus elaphus chromosome 19, mCerEla1.1, whole genome shotgun sequence harbors:
- the LOC122675790 gene encoding 60S ribosomal protein L17-like: MHIRKATKYLKDVTLKKQCVPFRRYNGGVGRCAQGKQWGWTQGRWPKKSAEFLLHMLKNAESNAELKGLDVDSLVIEHIQVNKAPKMRRRTYRAHGRINPYMSSPCHIEMILTEKEQIVPKPEEEVAQKKKISQKKLKKQKLMARE, encoded by the coding sequence ATGCATATCCGAAAAGCCACCAAGTATCTGAaggatgtcactttaaagaagcaatgtgtGCCATTCCGTCGTTACAATGGTGGAGTTGGTAGGTGTGCACAGGGCAAACAGTGGGGCTGGACACAGGGTCGGTGGcccaaaaagagtgctgaatttttactacacatgctcaaaaatgcagagagtaatgctGAACTTAAGGGCTTAGATGTAGATTCTCTGGTCATTGAGCACATCCAAGTGAACAAAGCCCCCAAGATGAGGCGCAGGACTTACAGAGCTCACGGTCGGATCAACCCCTAcatgagctctccctgccacattgagatgatccttactgaaaaagaacagattgttcctaaaccagaagaggaggttgcacagaagaaaaagatatcccagaagaaactgaagaaacaaaaacttatggcccGGGAATAA